The Cydia pomonella isolate Wapato2018A chromosome 20, ilCydPomo1, whole genome shotgun sequence genome contains a region encoding:
- the LOC133529231 gene encoding uncharacterized protein LOC133529231, translating to MDNDKPRIYKRPQVLKKINAEHILAIERGLLGDLPDRLKPKPPEPVRGRPNNLQLVTYKQPGLLSACLPVVIETPSSEPLTPTEPFDDEVSSLKKSFSFRDKLSKINIFGNKDKPEKNKYKTIEEDENKHNEFRAKDKPKMEKSKRQSEQESKSNKRFWFFRNKELLENKAHSPVYKRSKSFEFLPRALEEEEECYKKPTLSRNQSYVFGSSDTMGDAWTSNESLEYISNVYYDNDDTVFLKSIKEFPSELSSANNSSLSNATSSSSGLVANIFKRESVQDLIDEFEKSVDMFSENYLSDCETYTKPKKEVVQEHRRSSSFDTLCPQSPKIVPVSKVDELSEDFKKELSKALEVKRAVRSPTGRRGSVTDWFVLEDPVVHTEDHRRNHALHEMNKYKRAQKKPVNRVRRISSTKYVSVFYWSNEGRR from the coding sequence ATGGATAACGATAAGCCCAGGATCTACAAGAGGCCTCAAGTCTTGAAGAAAATCAACGCGGAACATATTCTCGCTATAGAGAGAGGCTTACTAGGCGATTTACCTGATAGACTCAAGCCGAAACCACCCGAGCCTGTCCGAGGACGCCCGAACAACCTCCAGCTTGTAACTTATAAACAGCCCGGATTACTCTCAGCTTGCCTTCCTGTTGTAATAGAAACGCCTAGCTCGGAACCGCTCACGCCAACAGAACCGTTCGATGATGAAGTCTCATCTCTGAAGAAATCCTTCAGTTTCAGAGACAAGCTTTCAAAAATCAACATATTCGGGAACAAGGACAAACCAGAAAagaacaaatacaaaacaattgAAGAGGATGAGAATAAACATAATGAGTTCAGAGCCAAAGATAAGCCAAAGATGGAGAAATCAAAGCGGCAAAGTGAGCAGGAGAGTAAATCTAACAAGCGTTTCTGGTTCTTTCGAAACAAAGAACTTTTAGAAAACAAAGCACATAGTCCTGTTTACAAAAGGAGTAAGAGTTTCGAGTTTCTACCTAGAGcgttagaagaagaagaagaatgttaCAAGAAACCAACCTTGTCAAGAAATCAGTCGTATGTTTTTGGCAGCTCAGACACAATGGGCGACGCGTGGACTTCTAATGAGAGTTTAGAATACATATCAAACGTATACTACGACAATGACGACACAGTATTCCTTAAAAGTATTAAAGAGTTTCCTTCAGAACTATCATCTGCTAACAATTCCAGTTTATCTAATGCTACATCATCATCCAGTGGTTTAGTGGCCAATATTTTTAAGCGGGAATCAGTGCAGGACTTAATAGACGAATTCGAAAAAAGTGTGGATATGTTCAGTGAGAACTATTTAAGTGATTGTGAAACGTATACTAAACCTAAGAAAGAAGTAGTACAGGAGCATCGTCGAAGCTCCAGCTTTGATACTTTGTGTCCTCAGTCTCCAAAGATTGTGCCAGTATCTAAAGTAGATGAATTGAGTGAGGATTTTAAGAAAGAGTTGTCGAAAGCGTTGGAAGTGAAGCGTGCAGTGCGTTCGCCGACGGGCCGGCGTGGTTCCGTCACGGATTGGTTTGTGTTGGAGGACCCTGTGGTGCACACGGAGGATCACCGAAGAAATCATGCCCTGCATGAGATGAACAAGTATAAAAGGGCGCAGAAGAAACCAGTAAACAGGGTGAGGAGGATCAGCTCTACAAAATATGTAAGTGTTTTTTATTGGTCTAATGAAGGAAGGCGATGA